From Girardinichthys multiradiatus isolate DD_20200921_A chromosome 3, DD_fGirMul_XY1, whole genome shotgun sequence, the proteins below share one genomic window:
- the si:dkeyp-69b9.6 gene encoding uncharacterized protein si:dkeyp-69b9.6 isoform X1, with product MFQFGKYNLDIIEMLSGHQAHQFKGLGLDRQLQHQQQVQLHQHQLQQQQQQQAESSGALLSGLGLGPLQGSRGNAFSDSASIFAKMSAPPPPPLQQQPSSSQTSRSKSSKMSNSSSHSSGYPQFLRSFHPSEAALAQEQLHPGVGRFEHFTGGNGSSGSAGGLGGLVTSAPPPPPLHPGLSVPQASPGPSSSSPSPSTSVATSNNPSSSSAVSSLGHQLVGAQSDARSLHQQFSCMLAANQYFLSGVPANASLEQFLVQQGTHNHLGIGLSQTGGEPSSSLAPPPGLHSSHSHSHSTPQPQQPTQQPPQQQQLPPHSLSHPHTHSHPHHPLHPGSQASSLGGFDFQGIPVLSSNQIASLMQQEAGLPLPLPLHLSLSKEDGKGESSGGGSSGSSSSSSRRKKAMAGYLPQRKSDSGNNSSSSHAHSSNSGNPSTTSGNGGLGHGQPPALIGSGVGMTNMGGDPSSLLASSSSSSSVVSSSSSSAPSSTAASVLVTNDSQLSKSDNQSSMQPNTSESDTEPIYSCGDCGKSFPHLSSLRRHMRMHEPTTAGTSNTATTGPNPVYIKAQSDPSLPHSTQETPQPSSNSCPSPDKIFHCPDCGKGFKKKGHLLQHGVIHSSARPYGCSTCSRAFNRRESLTRHEKIHEEKPFRCPACGRAFRESTSLLNHAASGTCGKPGRGPKHRGSKTGTDGEDRVEGGGGGGNGGGGTYQSNRGVIYGKTEEEDGVIIVSEGEPKTGLGCDGLFQSGRGGNSNDRDRTDGKYPTDYSRNRYTGYHDDHRSQGNPSPCYSGASPCGSGMAGPALRKAPLAPTLHPHSQSHNQHHHPQQQPHLPLSSLLDDTEDDVTSSVNNAISAITAASNSGNRGDDRGDIIGGLLGGLGLGPLGSPSSTSGMDKNFRSGGSQEAMSSNPQNPSTKPKRPRKPRAKKDPAAGGQPPKRRQYTPRMGPSGLPRTHLCSVCGKGFARRETLRRHDRIHTGEKPHHCTICGKYFREAFHLSKHQTVHSGAKNYKCTICGKEFGYSQSLRRHSKLHQKGELEEVPTTPAPESLNSFNPNTQCSVAQDRSQNPAPSTSSYYPYSQDVKPQDSNSQPQPPPPPQSQPPPQPRLYTCAICWKSYRHHFQLSAHHQMVHEGGGDKFFSCEVCGKQFAYSNSLTRHRQSQHGITRAEQSNPQEGSSGSGENRGGSDVNQSASESEAATNALLQMAPSTEGHGGQGLSVVTHSHQQPPPQPPSGYSPLFYDAATAQSSNSSASSYSQPLPPNSTIMPPQHPHSPAGVKGEHIYPAGSRSRTLHTTAPFQPLTELPSTEHHHLHHHHHLSHHHPHHQLDTQSHQHFECNIPLAHDEMRRHKKKKKKSDNREWRENNWESQDVVRFDGVKRKKKISCTIRGQQSKKQGSLRLTIRRGGGSGGGGYRLINTGGMKVQILSSLQVPVKRFGCPICPNSVFSRKAGLLIHMAVKHPRKALSTQERLRCSVCGKQSYRPLTAFIHRASHRARGTFSCRYCTARFWNATLLHRHKASCHCRAKRLQRGDAKRLKLSKRPGEKQIHDSHEEMPFLQGQYGF from the coding sequence CCAGTTCAAAGGCCTTGGTTTAGATCGACAGCTACAGCATCAGCAGCAAGTGCAACTTCACCAGCATCaactccagcagcagcagcagcagcaggctgaGTCTTCTGGAGCTCTTCTGTCTGGACTTGGCTTGGGCCCCCTGCAGGGGTCAAGAGGTAACGCCTTTTCTGATTCTGCCTCCATTTTTGCCAAGATGAGTGCCCCTCCTCCCCCACCTTTACAACAACAGCCTTCCTCATCTCAGACCTCTCGCTCAAAGTCAAGCAAGATGAGCAACAGCTCGAGTCATTCTTCAGGCTACCCGCAGTTCCTGCGCTCTTTCCACCCGTCTGAGGCAGCACTAGCACAGGAGCAGTTACACCCAGGCGTAGGCCGCTTTGAGCACTTTACCGGGGGAAATGGCAGTAGTGGGAGTGCTGGGGGATTAGGAGGATTAGTAACATCAGCACCTCCACCCCCTCCTCTGCATCCCGGGCTCTCTGTCCCCCAGGCATCACCTGGcccctcctcttcttctccctCTCCATCAACATCTGTGGCCACCTCTAACAACCCTTCTAGCAGCAGTGCAGTCAGCTCTTTGGGACACCAGTTGGTTGGAGCCCAGTCTGATGCACGGAGCCTTCATCAACAGTTTAGTTGCATGCTAGCTGCTAATCAATATTTTCTTTCTGGTGTGCCTGCTAATGCTAGCTTAGAACAATTTCTAGTTCAACAGGGAACTCATAACCACTTAGGGATTGGGTTAAGTCAGACAGGTGGGGAGCCTAGTTCTAGTCTCGCACCACCTCCTGGTTTGCACTCTTCGCACTCACACAGCCACTCCACTCCCCAGCCCCAGCAGCCTACCCAGCAGCCGCcccaacagcagcagcttccACCTCACTCCCTTTCCCATCCTCACACTCATTCTCATCCTCACCACCCTCTCCACCCAGGCTCCCAGGCTTCATCACTGGGTGGCTTTGACTTCCAGGGCATTCCTGTACTCTCATCAAATCAGATAGCTTCACTGATGCAGCAGGAAGCAGGTTTGCCCCTACCCTTACCTCTTCACTTATCTTTATCGAAGGAAGATGGTAAAGGGGAAAGCAGCGGAGGCGGAAGTAGCggtagtagtagcagtagtagtaggaGGAAGAAAGCCATGGCCGGTTATTTGCCTCAAAGAAAATCTGATAGTGGTAATAATAGCAGTAGCAGCCATGCTCACAGTAGCAACAGTGGTAATCCAAGCACTACTAGTGGTAATGGGGGACTAGGTCACGGCCAACCCCCAGCTTTAATTGGTAGTGGGGTTGGTATGACAAATATGGGCGGAGATCCATCATCCCTTCTTGCCTCTTCATCCTCATCCTCATCAGTagtctcttcttcctcctcctctgctcccTCTTCCACTGCTGCTTCAGTCCTGGTTACTAATGATTCTCAGCTTTCTAAATCTGATAACCAGAGCTCAATGCAACCCAACACTTCAGAGTCCGATACAGAGCCCATTTATAGCTGTGGAGATTGTGGCAAAAGCTTCCCTCACCTATCAAGCCTTCGCAGGCATATGCGCATGCATGAGCCAACCACAGCAGGTACTAGCAATACTGCCACTACAGGCCCAAACCCTGTTTACATTAAAGCTCAGTCTGACCCAAGCCTTCCCCATTCGACCCAAGAAACTCCCCAACCCTCGTCAAATTCTTGTCCTAGCCCAGACAAAATATTTCATTGCCCCGATTGTGGCAAAGGCTTTAAGAAAAAGGGGCATCTGCTGCAACATGGAGTTATACACTCTTCAGCCCGCCCATATGGTTGTTCCACCTGCTCTCGGGCTTTTAATCGTAGAGAGTCACTGACACGTCATGAGAAGATTCATGAGGAAAAGCCATTCCGATGTCCTGCCTGTGGTCGTGCCTTCCGAGAGAGCACCTCTCTTCTCAACCATGCTGCCTCAGGCACCTGCGGCAAGCCAGGTAGGGGACCCAAACACCGGGGCAGCAAGACAGGAACTGATGGTGAGGACAGAGTCGAGGGAGGGGGTGGAGGAGGTAATGGAGGAGGGGGAACTTATCAAAGCAATAGAGGGGTTATTTATGGGAAAACTGAGGAAGAGGATGGTGTAATCATTGTGAGTGAAGGAGAACCTAAAACAGGTTTAGGATGTGATGGTCTGTTTCAATCTGGAAGGGGAGGGAATTCAAATGACAGGGACAGAACAGATGGTAAATACCCCACTGACTACTCTCGGAATCGTTACACAGGCTACCATGATGACCACCGTTCTCAAGGTAACCCATCTCCATGCTACTCTGGTGCTTCCCCCTGTGGAAGTGGAATGGCCGGCCCAGCTCTGAGAAAGGCTCCCTTGGCACCAACTCTACATCCACACTCACAGAGCCACAACCAGCACCACCATCCACAGCAACAGCCCCACCTGCCACTCTCTTCTCTTCTGGATGACACAGAGGATGATGTCACTAGCTCTGTCAATAATGCAATCTCTGCAATAACAGCAGCTAGCAACAGCGGAAATAGAGGGGATGATAGGGGAGACATAATAGGAGGTCTGCTAGGTGGTCTTGGTTTAGGACCTCTAGGCTCACCTTCCTCCACGTCTGGCATGGATAAGAATTTCCGAAGTGGTGGGAGCCAAGAGGCTATGAGCAGCAACCCACAGAATCCTTCTACTAAACCAAAACGCCCTCGCAAACCAAGAGCTAAAAAAGATCCTGCAGCTGGTGGACAGCCCCCAAAACGTAGGCAGTACACCCCCAGAATGGGGCCCAGCGGGCTCCCACGCACTCACCTTTGCAGTGTCTGTGGCAAGGGGTTTGCACGCCGCGAGACTCTGCGCAGGCACGACCGCATCCATACCGGTGAAAAGCCCCACCATTGCACCatatgtggaaaatatttcagaGAGGCTTTTCACCTCAGCAAGCATCAGACAGTCCACTCTGGTGCCAAGAATTACAAATGCACAATCTGCGGGAAAGAGTTTGGTTACTCCCAGAGCCTTAGGAGGCACAGCAAACTCCACCAGAAAGGGGAGCTGGAAGAGGTACCCACAACACCAGCTCCAGAGAGCCTCAACAGTTTTAACCCAAATACTCAATGTAGCGTGGCGCAAGACAGGAGCCAGAACCCAGCACCAAGCACCTCTTCCTACTACCCCTACTCTCAAGACGTCAAGCCTCAAGACTCCAACTCTCAACCACAGCCTCCACCCCCACCCCAATCGCAACCTCCACCGCAGCCTCGACTCTACACCTGTGCTATATGCTGGAAGTCCTACCGTCATCACTTCCAGCTATCTGCCCATCACCAGATGGTTCATGAAGGTGGGGGTGACAAGTTCTTCTCCTGCGAGGTATGCGGGAAACAGTTTGCCTACTCAAATAGCCTCACTCGCCACAGGCAGTCTCAGCATGGGATTACCCGCGCTGAACAGTCTAACCCACAAGAAGGCAGCAGTGGGTCTGGAGAAAACAGAGGTGGGAGTGATGTTAATCAGTCAGCTTCTGAAAGTGAGGCTGCCACCAACGCCCTGCTTCAGATGGCTCCATCTACTGAAGGCCACGGAGGGCAGGGTCTAAGCGTTGTCACTCACAGTCACCAGCAACCACCTCCGCAACCACCATCTGGTTACTCCCCCCTCTTTTATGATGCTGCAACAGCCCAGTCCTCCAACTCCAGTGCTTCATCTTACTCTCAGCCTCTCCCCCCCAACTCCACAATCATGCCCCCACAGCATCCGCATTCCCCTGCTGGAGTGAAGGGAGAGCACATTTATCCAGCCGGATCCCGTAGCCGCACGCTTCACACCACCGCCCCATTCCAGCCCCTCACGGAACTGCCCTCCACTGAACATCACCATCTGCATCACCATCATCACCTCTCCCACCATCATCCCCATCATCAGTTAGACACCCAGTCCCACCAACACTTTGAGTGCAACATCCCTCTGGCCCACGATGAAATGAGACgccacaagaagaaaaaaaaaaagtccgaCAACAGAGAATGGAGGGAAAATAACTGGGAATCCCAGGATGTAGTGAGATTTGATGGAGTCAAACGGAAGAAAAAGATAAGCTGTACAATAAGAGGGCAGCAGAGTAAGAAACAAGGCTCTCTTCGTTTGACGATTAGGCGAGGAGGAGGATCTGGTGGTGGTGGGTATAGGCTTATCAACACTGGAGGAATGAAGGTACAGATCCTGTCATCTCTCCAAGTTCCAGTGAAACGGTTCGGATGTCCCATATGCCCCAATTCTGTGTTTTCCCGCAAAGCGGGGTTGCTGATCCACATGGCAGTTAAACACCCACGAAAGGCCTTGAGCACTCAGGAGCGGCTGAGGTGCAGTGTGTGTGGGAAGCAGTCTTACAGGCCtttgacagccttcatccatcGAGCCTCCCATCGTGCCAGAGGGACTTTCTCCTGCCGTTATTGCACCGCTCGCTTCTGGAACGCTACACTTCTTCACAGGCACAAAGCGTCCTGCCACTGCAGGGCTAAAAGACTGCAGAGAGGAGATGCTAAGAGACTGAAGCTTTCGAAGAGACCCGGAGAAAAACAGATACACGACAGTCATGAGGAGATGCCATTCTTACAGGGACAGTACGGATTCTGA
- the si:dkeyp-69b9.6 gene encoding zinc finger protein 865 isoform X2 yields MFQFGKYNLDIIEMLSGHQAHQFKGLGLDRQLQHQQQVQLHQHQLQQQQQQQAESSGALLSGLGLGPLQGSRGYHDDHRSQGNPSPCYSGASPCGSGMAGPALRKAPLAPTLHPHSQSHNQHHHPQQQPHLPLSSLLDDTEDDVTSSVNNAISAITAASNSGNRGDDRGDIIGGLLGGLGLGPLGSPSSTSGMDKNFRSGGSQEAMSSNPQNPSTKPKRPRKPRAKKDPAAGGQPPKRRQYTPRMGPSGLPRTHLCSVCGKGFARRETLRRHDRIHTGEKPHHCTICGKYFREAFHLSKHQTVHSGAKNYKCTICGKEFGYSQSLRRHSKLHQKGELEEVPTTPAPESLNSFNPNTQCSVAQDRSQNPAPSTSSYYPYSQDVKPQDSNSQPQPPPPPQSQPPPQPRLYTCAICWKSYRHHFQLSAHHQMVHEGGGDKFFSCEVCGKQFAYSNSLTRHRQSQHGITRAEQSNPQEGSSGSGENRGGSDVNQSASESEAATNALLQMAPSTEGHGGQGLSVVTHSHQQPPPQPPSGYSPLFYDAATAQSSNSSASSYSQPLPPNSTIMPPQHPHSPAGVKGEHIYPAGSRSRTLHTTAPFQPLTELPSTEHHHLHHHHHLSHHHPHHQLDTQSHQHFECNIPLAHDEMRRHKKKKKKSDNREWRENNWESQDVVRFDGVKRKKKISCTIRGQQSKKQGSLRLTIRRGGGSGGGGYRLINTGGMKVQILSSLQVPVKRFGCPICPNSVFSRKAGLLIHMAVKHPRKALSTQERLRCSVCGKQSYRPLTAFIHRASHRARGTFSCRYCTARFWNATLLHRHKASCHCRAKRLQRGDAKRLKLSKRPGEKQIHDSHEEMPFLQGQYGF; encoded by the exons CCAGTTCAAAGGCCTTGGTTTAGATCGACAGCTACAGCATCAGCAGCAAGTGCAACTTCACCAGCATCaactccagcagcagcagcagcagcaggctgaGTCTTCTGGAGCTCTTCTGTCTGGACTTGGCTTGGGCCCCCTGCAGGGGTCAAGAG GCTACCATGATGACCACCGTTCTCAAGGTAACCCATCTCCATGCTACTCTGGTGCTTCCCCCTGTGGAAGTGGAATGGCCGGCCCAGCTCTGAGAAAGGCTCCCTTGGCACCAACTCTACATCCACACTCACAGAGCCACAACCAGCACCACCATCCACAGCAACAGCCCCACCTGCCACTCTCTTCTCTTCTGGATGACACAGAGGATGATGTCACTAGCTCTGTCAATAATGCAATCTCTGCAATAACAGCAGCTAGCAACAGCGGAAATAGAGGGGATGATAGGGGAGACATAATAGGAGGTCTGCTAGGTGGTCTTGGTTTAGGACCTCTAGGCTCACCTTCCTCCACGTCTGGCATGGATAAGAATTTCCGAAGTGGTGGGAGCCAAGAGGCTATGAGCAGCAACCCACAGAATCCTTCTACTAAACCAAAACGCCCTCGCAAACCAAGAGCTAAAAAAGATCCTGCAGCTGGTGGACAGCCCCCAAAACGTAGGCAGTACACCCCCAGAATGGGGCCCAGCGGGCTCCCACGCACTCACCTTTGCAGTGTCTGTGGCAAGGGGTTTGCACGCCGCGAGACTCTGCGCAGGCACGACCGCATCCATACCGGTGAAAAGCCCCACCATTGCACCatatgtggaaaatatttcagaGAGGCTTTTCACCTCAGCAAGCATCAGACAGTCCACTCTGGTGCCAAGAATTACAAATGCACAATCTGCGGGAAAGAGTTTGGTTACTCCCAGAGCCTTAGGAGGCACAGCAAACTCCACCAGAAAGGGGAGCTGGAAGAGGTACCCACAACACCAGCTCCAGAGAGCCTCAACAGTTTTAACCCAAATACTCAATGTAGCGTGGCGCAAGACAGGAGCCAGAACCCAGCACCAAGCACCTCTTCCTACTACCCCTACTCTCAAGACGTCAAGCCTCAAGACTCCAACTCTCAACCACAGCCTCCACCCCCACCCCAATCGCAACCTCCACCGCAGCCTCGACTCTACACCTGTGCTATATGCTGGAAGTCCTACCGTCATCACTTCCAGCTATCTGCCCATCACCAGATGGTTCATGAAGGTGGGGGTGACAAGTTCTTCTCCTGCGAGGTATGCGGGAAACAGTTTGCCTACTCAAATAGCCTCACTCGCCACAGGCAGTCTCAGCATGGGATTACCCGCGCTGAACAGTCTAACCCACAAGAAGGCAGCAGTGGGTCTGGAGAAAACAGAGGTGGGAGTGATGTTAATCAGTCAGCTTCTGAAAGTGAGGCTGCCACCAACGCCCTGCTTCAGATGGCTCCATCTACTGAAGGCCACGGAGGGCAGGGTCTAAGCGTTGTCACTCACAGTCACCAGCAACCACCTCCGCAACCACCATCTGGTTACTCCCCCCTCTTTTATGATGCTGCAACAGCCCAGTCCTCCAACTCCAGTGCTTCATCTTACTCTCAGCCTCTCCCCCCCAACTCCACAATCATGCCCCCACAGCATCCGCATTCCCCTGCTGGAGTGAAGGGAGAGCACATTTATCCAGCCGGATCCCGTAGCCGCACGCTTCACACCACCGCCCCATTCCAGCCCCTCACGGAACTGCCCTCCACTGAACATCACCATCTGCATCACCATCATCACCTCTCCCACCATCATCCCCATCATCAGTTAGACACCCAGTCCCACCAACACTTTGAGTGCAACATCCCTCTGGCCCACGATGAAATGAGACgccacaagaagaaaaaaaaaaagtccgaCAACAGAGAATGGAGGGAAAATAACTGGGAATCCCAGGATGTAGTGAGATTTGATGGAGTCAAACGGAAGAAAAAGATAAGCTGTACAATAAGAGGGCAGCAGAGTAAGAAACAAGGCTCTCTTCGTTTGACGATTAGGCGAGGAGGAGGATCTGGTGGTGGTGGGTATAGGCTTATCAACACTGGAGGAATGAAGGTACAGATCCTGTCATCTCTCCAAGTTCCAGTGAAACGGTTCGGATGTCCCATATGCCCCAATTCTGTGTTTTCCCGCAAAGCGGGGTTGCTGATCCACATGGCAGTTAAACACCCACGAAAGGCCTTGAGCACTCAGGAGCGGCTGAGGTGCAGTGTGTGTGGGAAGCAGTCTTACAGGCCtttgacagccttcatccatcGAGCCTCCCATCGTGCCAGAGGGACTTTCTCCTGCCGTTATTGCACCGCTCGCTTCTGGAACGCTACACTTCTTCACAGGCACAAAGCGTCCTGCCACTGCAGGGCTAAAAGACTGCAGAGAGGAGATGCTAAGAGACTGAAGCTTTCGAAGAGACCCGGAGAAAAACAGATACACGACAGTCATGAGGAGATGCCATTCTTACAGGGACAGTACGGATTCTGA